One genomic segment of Manis javanica isolate MJ-LG chromosome 7, MJ_LKY, whole genome shotgun sequence includes these proteins:
- the FRAT2 gene encoding GSK-3-binding protein FRAT2, with product MPCRREEEEEAGEEAEGEEEEEDGGFLLLEQSVTLGGSCEVDRLVAQIGETLQLDAAQDSPASQGAPSVPPLRPPRPPAAVRADKARTPALPLLVPPAPAEAVGPAPPGALRCALGDRGRVRGRAAPYFVAELAPGLSALPRPCRRGWLRGNVTSRRLQQRRWPPAGARARDDDPHRLLQQLVLSGNLIKEAVRRLQRAVAAVAVTGPTGVPGPGGGRSGPDSVALQPSGTLY from the coding sequence ATGCCGTGccggagggaggaggaagaggaagccgGCGAGGAAgcggagggggaggaagaggaggaggacggCGGCTTTCTCTTGCTGGAGCAGTCGGTGACGCTGGGCGGCTCGTGCGAGGTGGACCGGCTGGTGGCCCAGATCGGCGAGACGCTGCAGCTGGACGCGGCTCAGGATAGCCCGGCCTCCCAGGGCGCGCCCTCGGTGCCGCCGCTGCGGCCCCCGCGACCCCCGGCGGCGGTGCGGGCGGACAAGGCCCGGACTCCTGCGTTGCCGCTGCTTGTGCCTCCCGCGCCGGCCGAGGCGGTGGGTCCGGCGCCCCCGGGAGCCCTGCGCTGCGCCCTGGGGGACCGCGGCCGCGTGCGGGGCCGGGCTGCGCCCTACTTTGTGGCTGAGCTCGCCCCAGGCCTCAGCGCCCTTCCCAGGCCGTGTCGGCGAGGATGGCTGCGGGGCAACGTCACTTCGCGCCGCCTGCAGCAGCGACGATGGCCCCCAGCCGGGGCGCGCGCCCGGGATGACGACCCTCACCGGCTCCTACAGCAGCTAGTGCTCTCGGGGAACCTCATAAAGGAGGCGGTGCGGAGGCTTCAGAGAGCCGTCGCCGCGGTTGCAGTCACGGGCCCCACGGGCGTCCCTGGACCCGGAGGCGGCCGCAGCGGACCGGATTCCGTCGCCCTGCAGCCTTCTGGCACCTTGTACTGA